The following nucleotide sequence is from Triticum dicoccoides isolate Atlit2015 ecotype Zavitan chromosome 7B, WEW_v2.0, whole genome shotgun sequence.
TGACCTGCGCCAGGATTTCAGGGGTGAGCGAGTTCAACAGGTAGCTCAGAACCTGTTGATCTTTCGCCAGCCACGGTCCATATAGAGGGTTTGGTTCGATGGCCGTGGTCTTGTCTGCCTTCGTGACCTCCACCGATCTTGGCGGTGCGGCATCTGAGCCGTCGAGGAGGCCGGTTACTTGTGTGCCTCGCAGTGCCGGCATTACCTGCGCTTTCCAAAGGAGAAAATTTCCCCTTGTGAGCTTCTCTGTTGGCGGAGCTCCGAGGTTGAGGCCGACGCTACTGGAACCGGCCATGGCGATTGGGTTTCTGGCGAtagctggtttttctggtttctgtaTCGATAGATGTGGGGATCGCTAGACGTGGGAAGAGACTAGGCTATGTATACCATATTAGATCGATCGGAAGCGTTCCTACTCTCCTGGAGGAGAGCCGCGGCTGTTTATTTATATGTTGGCAAAAACACCTTGCCGTGAGTTACAAGAGAAGGATTAGGAATCCTGTTTGAATACAAGAAGGAATAGAACCGGGAGAGGAAGGAAGAGATAGTTGAGATTAAACTACAACTACTACTCAAACTCTAACAGCTGTGACTGTCGGAGTTGCAATGCAGCAGTGCTTCAGAGTTGACGCCGCTAGAGCTGCGATGCAGCGGCCGCCAGAGTTGCAACGCAGCGGCCATGACGTCGCCGAAGATGCCATGTAGCGACCGTTGGAGTCGACGCCACCGAAACTGCAATGCAGCGACAATGACGCTGTCGGAGCTACAACGCAGCGGCCGTCGGAGTCGACGCCGGCGGAGCTACGATGAACAGTCGTTGACGCCGCTGGAGCTGCAATGCAGCAGCCACGACGTCGCCGGAGCTACGATGCAGCGGCCGTCGAATCTATGATGCAGCTGCCAGGACGCCTGAGATGCTATGCAGCGGCCGTCGGAGTTGCGATGCAGAGGCCGTAGACGCTGCCGCTCATCGGGGCCTCGGGACTGCTGGAACTTGCAACACAGTGGCGTCACTAGTGGCCGCCACCTGCCCCATAGAGCAGCTCGTGCGTGCTAGCAGCAGCGACAAACACCGCTCGTCGTCGGAGCCTCCTCCTGCAACATCGGACCGATGCGGTGGCGAGATCTTGCAGTAGGCCACGGTTAGGCATCGTCTCCGGCATCTTTGTGCACACAGTTGCGTCTTGCTTGCGGCCTAGTGAGATGGGGACAAGCTGATaggaagagaggaagaggaaggatcGAGAGAAGATGGGATAAGATTTCTACGGTGGGGAAGTGATGAGGCCCACGCGAGACACGTGTCATAAGAATGACACGGCTTATGAGCGCGTATTATCAGCCGGTGGAAACAAAGTGATTTTTCATTGGGATTAAAAAAGGGCTAAAATTTCAAAAAAGGTGAATTGTCGAAAACAGTTATTGAATTcataaatgttcatgatttcaaaagaaTGATCATTTTTTAACTTGATGAACAAAATTTGTTATCCAGATATATTTTTCTGAACAATGGATGATTCTTTTTAaaattcaatgttttttaaaattgatgaaatTATTTTGAAATCATTGAACAAATTTCGAATTTGATGATTTTTTCATTCAATGAATAAATTTCGAATTTTGATGAACATTTTATAAATCCGATGAACAAAAGAAttgaattcaatgaacttttttacaTTGACGACattttttgaattcgatgaacaaaaaatgttcacgaatttgaaaataaAATTCGCAAAAAGGTCAAAAGTTAAGaacaaaaaagagaaaggaaaaacaaaaacaaaaacggaaaacaacaaaaggaaaaagaaagaaatgaAAGAAAAAACCCTGAAAATGGGCCGACCCAGACGAGCGCCCAGCGTGCGAGGGTGGTGCGCGCCAGGTCGCTCGCGGGCAAACTGTGCGCCGTATAAGATTTCACGGCGACTATTTATCGCCTTAAGCGATACAAGCAGCTTCTATCGCTGAAACTTTTTCCTCACTCGCCTCATACTGGGCCGGCGCGCATTATAGGATTTAgcggcgactatttatagccttaAGCGATACAAGCAACTTCTATTGCTAAAGTTTCTTCCTCCCTCGCCTCATATTGGTCAGCCCATTCACTCGCGTGCAGTGGAAAAAGCGCAAAGAAATGTGCAAGAAGGAGGGATCGAACCGGCGTCTGAGGGGGAACTCGCGCCGCGCTAAACTCTCCACCCAAGTTCACTTCGTGGTAAGAACTAGGGGGGCGTTCTACTTGAGGCTACTGTAGCCATTTTTTCtggtatatttttctgtttttttttatttttacaggATTTTCTTCATTTTTCCTGTGTTTTCTGTttggtttcctttttcttctccatttttgtttgcttttcttttttccttctccattttttctttttttctcttatgtttgttttcgttttcactCTACTTTTCATGTATGTCAAAAACATATTTTTAGTAAGTGACCAACATTTTTTGATACACGTTCAACATTTTCCGAACGATTCAATATTTTTCAATGCTTGTTCAACATTTTATTACTTATTCAAAAAAAagtttgttcaacatttttcaaatactcgtcCAACATTTTCTAAACTTATGcaatattttttaaataaatttcAACATTTTAATACTAATTCAATATTTTCAAAtacctgttcaacatttttcaaatacttattcaacattttttaatacttattcaacattttaaatacttgttcaacatttctaatacttattcaacattttcaaatacttgttcaacattttttccaGATACTCATTCaccattttttaatacttattcaatattttccaaatacttgttcaacatttgtaATAGTTATTTAAAATTTCCAAATACGTGTTCAACATTTGTAATAATTATTTAAAATTTccaaatacatgttcaacatttgttAATACTTAATCGACAATTTTCAAATTCTTTTTACATGTTTTAATTGTGTGTTTGAAGAGTGTTCTGTATAGTTTTGTAAcacaaacaaaaatacaaaaataaagcaaaaaacaagaacggaaaataaaaataaaaaataaaaaaggcttTGCCTNNNNNNNNNNNNNNNNNNNNNNNNNNNNNNNNNNNNNNNNNNNNNNNNNNNNNNNNNNNNNNNNNNNNNNNNNNNNNNNNNNNNNNNNNNNNNNNNNNNNNNNNNNNNNNNNNNNNNNNNNNNNNNNNNNNNNNNNNNNNNNNNNNNNNNNNNNNNNNNNNNNNNNNNNNNNNNNNNNNNNNNNNNNNNNNNNNNNNNNNNNNNNNNNNNNNNNNNNNNNNNNNNNNNNNNNNNNNNNNNNNNNNNNNNNNNNNNNNNNNNNNNNNNNNNNNNNNNNNNNNNNNNNNNNNNNNNNNNGGCCCAAGGCAAGGGGCGCAGCTATGTCCCTGCCTACTGGATGGTAGTAACTTACTTTGTCTGAAGCCGAGAAATTCAAGGTCAGCCCGGTAGTGTTGACGACATGCCCCTTTTTTTGTTTATGTTTCCTGTTTCAATTTTTGTGTCTATTGTTTATAAAAATTGAGAACGGGAGGGTAATTAGAATCCACCCCCGTCTTTGCTTTATTGTAGAATAAGGACTTGAAGCCGGACCGGTGACAACAACTACAATGCTGTCCACCACTCCACCCACGAGTACTCCTCATTTCTATTTTCccctttctttttatttaatttctCTCATTCGTTTTTCATTTTTAAAAGTGTTCATCGCGTTTAAAAATTATATTATTCAAGTATTTGAGAAAATATTAAATGTCTATGAATAAATGTTTCTGATATACACtgaaaatatacaatgtgtatgaaaaatagtcaaaacatgtatttgaaaaatgctaaCCATATATTTaagaaaaatgttaaacgtgtgtaAAACAATTTTTTTAGCCATATATGAAAAATGTGCATTCGTATGAGAAAAGTAGACATAAGAACATATGTTTTATGAAATGTAAATAATGTATATTAAAAATGTTAAACCTGTATAAAGTTATTTCATATGTAtacaaaaaataaacaatttgtataaaaATTTAGACTTCAAAATATAAATTTAAAAAATGTcaatcatgtatttagaaaattAAAACATGTATAAAAGATGTTTCTACTGTATAGAACATGTACAAATGTGTATGAAATATTATAGTAATGTGGATGAAATATTATAGACATTTGTTGAAAAAATACATTCGAACCAGACTGTAGACCGATAAAGGCCTTCACAGGATGACAAAACAGGTGCAAACCGTGAGGTCCAAATGGTTGGAAGTGGTTTGAGGATCGCATTGGAGATGATAAAAACAAGCACCGTACGATTAACAAGCAACAAACACATACCGCTACAACAATCCATATCTTGACCCAGAGTACATCACAGTCGTTCGTTTCCCCCGCGATCCAACCGTCGAATGCCCGCGCACGCGGATTGACGGGGCCACCAccgttgcagtagaaccatgtttgatttcaATTTTTGGGATGGCTTGGAAGCGAAGCATAAGGGAAAATGGCGTCTCTACGAGGCTGAATTAAAATCCCTCCGAGTTCTTGGCTGGGGCCATCAGTAAATTCATTATGGCGGTTCAGGTAGAAAGACTCTCTGAAGAGGTCAACactaggttcttcttgaaggtatacttcatagAAGacctggaaattgcaaatattggaaATGGAGTTGgacccgatgtcttgaggatgaagttgcatAAAATGCagaacatcacggaagaattttgatccgggcagtgagaagccccggttcatgtgatcagtgaaaacgaTAACTTTATCGGCTTGCGGCTGAGGTTTGGCTTCACCCGGATTAGGAGCATGCTAGTGAATGACGTCTTTGGCTGGTAAGAAACCAATCTTTATATAATCTTCGAGCATTGCCTCggtaacaatggatgggacccagtcGCATGATGTAACTGTCTTGGTCATGATTGGGTGCACGGCCTACAATAAAGCAATTCAAGATGTTATTAAACCGATAGATATGTGGCGAGTTACAAGTTGTTGTTTCAATCGTATACAAGGATAAAGCTATAGAGATTCAGTTCAGAACAAGCCAGCTTGGTTAAACTGGAAGATGGCCGAATTATTACTTAATTGGATGATGGCGGCTTAAATGGGGCCTAATGTTATGGTGGGTCACGGTTTATGTCATAAGCCACCATGGCAGTTTTGGGGATTTGAATCTATCAAGTGAAAATTTCGCTGAGGGACagacaaacagatttcacaagctAGAGCCATAATTTCGTATCTGTGACAGTTCAGGAAAGGCAGTGAAAGTAAAACCTAAGGTGGCGGCAGTGAAAAACTTTGATGTGTTGATGTGGTTTTCTACAGGGAGATGCTATTTTAATGACAAAAATGATGATAAAACTACTCCCGTGCAAGATCTACGGCCTATCCAGATTAAAAGTTGTAGGAGTTGAAGAAAATAATGAAGAACAGCAAGAACACCGATGAACTTcctaaaccctaatgcagatctgagatgAAAGGGGGAGGTGTACTTACAGGTGATGAGGATTAGCGGTGGCGCACTGGAGTTTGCTGGTctagtcaggtcgatgcagcggccggaggCCGCGGCGGCGGGCCCGGAGTGCTCGTGCGGTTGTGtgaaggaggaagatgaagaaggaagtgaggaggaaaatgaggaagacccCTGTACCTATTTACAAGGGGGGGGGGGATACAAGGCATGCACAGGAAATCAAGGAAGCCAAAATCATCACATGGCTATATggatgcctcgattttcgggatgttTATCAAGATAAGGATCAATTAAGATGTTCTGGGCCTCATGCGGAGTTAATGCgaaatgacatcatggcggtttaagaATATTTTAAGagctgacatcatggcgggttacaacaaGTGAGGTAAATTCTTACAAGACAggtattgaagattgatatgaacaagttcaaatcaacttggggcgtaatgttgaggatataactactgggtatgaaccgcccaggagaggccgggtcataccactgatGATAACCCATGAAGATGGCGGGTCATAACAAGGCCGAtgacggcccaagacccagaggcgacttagggcccaagaggatgaaccgccatgggaataacttgtattgtaagacagACTTAGTTAGTTGCCGAGCCGAACATGTTGTCTATGAGACGGCTGGGACTCTGAAAGCTGCcgagcatcaacctgtgtatattaagggacgacccgacggtgaGTTAGGGAAGAAaagaagagatcgagaactaggtcaagcgtattcgctctctGAATCGAAGCCCAAGCAATAACCACCCTACACTGGATTAGGTTGTTACCTTcaccgcgaggggccgaaccagtataaactctttgtgtcccttgtcccaatcccttcaagctaactacattgcgatggctccacacctaagtccttacgctaggacatctgacgtgacaattccacgacagagaaggtttgctcaaatcaatcttctcagaaatctcaaGCGGAGCAGCCACTGGACAAAGCCGGTGCGGGTTGGttatttatagccgcagccttccctgATGGGAAAAGACCAAATTGGACATCCGGAGCAGCCAATGGCCGAACGACACGAGTCCAACGGTCAGAATTTGAGCACAACGGTAACATTACTTGCGAAACAAGTAATGTTAACTCCTCGGTCTAAGACAAATCTCCCGCAACGAAGAAGATCAcggtctcttgctggcaagtatttgctcggaacacAAGGAGATTTCTCTCGCAACTTTGTTAGGTTTTGGCTAAGCATCAAACGCATCTTAGCTtcaagaacctatacacctcctgatagtaaggaggtcctatgactcaaacAAATAGAAGAAGAACGACGAAATGAAAACAATGTCTTCACTTTGTCTCCGATTTCCATTCTCCGTAGTCAATTTTTTCGGACGACGATACCGAACCAAATGCTTTGCTTCAGCAGTAAACATTCGAGAGGTTAATTCCTTCACTTCAATTTTCCCGTTTATATGACTTCAACAGATATAGCTCGTTCTTCTCTGCAACGCAGATATACTTGGGTGAAGTTTCTCGAACTTGGCATCGAAGACAACATTCTCTACGGTTATGTATGGACTATTTCTATCTGTATGCACTAACAAACAAATCAGTCCATCCCTGTTTtagtcaacaatctccaaaacaaggGTAGACAGATATTGCACCAACATTCTACATTTTTCatttggttttcttttttccttctccatttttcttttttcttatgtttgttttCTTTTTCACAATACATTTTCAtatatgtcaaaaacattttttaatAAGTGTTCAACATCTTTTGATACACGTTCAACATTTTCCGAACGATTCAACATTCTATTACttattcaaaaaataaataaatacttgttcaacatttttcaaatactcgtcCAACATTTTCTAAACTTATGCAACATTTtctcaacattttcaaatacctgttcaacatttttcaaatactcattcaacatttttaatacttatgcaGCATTTTtagatacttgttcaacatttgtaatacttattcaacattttcaaatacttattcaacattttttcaaatactcattcaacaaattttaatacttattcaatattttccaaatacttgttcaacatttgtaATAGTTATTTAAAATTtccaaatatttgttcaacatttttgaaTATAATcagcatttttcaaatacttgttcaacatttttaattatttttgaagagtgcttttgtatatatatgtatagtattttaaaacataaataaaaatacaaaaaagcaaaaaatgagaacagaaaataaaaacaaaaatgaaaatacTTTGCCTCCCGCGCGGCTGGACACCCCCCCACCACCCTGTGACACGAGGCATCCCCATGTGCTCTTAAATCGAGAAATANNNNNNNNNNNNNNNNNNNNNNNNNNNNNNNNNNNNNNNNNNNNNNNNNNNNNNNNNNNNNNNNNNNNNNNNNNNNNNNNNNNNNNNNNNNNNNNNNNNNNNNNNNNNNNNNNNNNNNNNNNNNNNNNNNNNNNNNNNNNNNNNNNNNNNNNNNNNNNNNNNNNNNNNNNNNNNNNNNNNNNNNNNNNNNNNNNNNNNNNNNNNNNNNNNNNNNNNNNNNNNNNNNNNNNNNNNNNNNNNNNNNNNNNNNNNNNNNNNNNNNNNNNNNNNNNCTGCCAGGTAGTAACTTACTTCGTCTGAAGCCGAGAAATTCATGGGCCGGCCAAGTAGTGTTGGCGAGACGCCCCAATTTTTTGGTTTatgttttctgttttaatttttgtTTCAATTGTTTTAAAAAAGTGAGAACGGGAGGGTAATTAGAAGCCACCCCCGTCTTTGCTTTATTGTAGAATAAGGACTTGAAGCCGGACCGGTGACAACAACCACAATGCTGTCCACCACTCCACACATGACTACTCATCGTTTCTATTTTCCCCCAttcttttttatttaattttccTCTTTCGCTTTTCATTTTTCAAAGTGTGCATCGTGTTTAAAAATATATAAGTCAAGTATTTGAGAAAATCTTAAATGTGTATACATAAATTTTTCTGATATACAGTGAAAATatgcaatgtgtatgaaaaaatagtcatcaaaacatgtatttgAACAATGTTAACCATATATTTAATAAAAATGTAAACGTGTGTAATTTTTTTTAAGgcgtatatgaaaaatgtacattgtgtatgAGAAAAGTAGACATACGAACATATGTTTTATGAAATGTAAATAATGTatattaaaaatgttaaacatgtataaagtTATATAAATACAAAAAGTATACAATTTGTATAAAAAAATTAGGTGTCAAAATATAAATTAGAAAAATGTCAatcatatatttaaaaaatgttaaagatGTATAAAAGATGTTTCTATTGTATAGAACATGTACAAATGTGTGTGAAATATTATAGTAATGTGGATGAAATATTATAGACATGTGTTGAAAAAACAAGTCCCGATCAGATTGTAGACCGATAAAGGCCTTAGCTGGATGACAAAACAGGTCCAAACCATGAGGTCCGAATAGTTCGAAGTGGTTTGAGAGTCGCTTTGGAGATGAGAAAAACAAGCAACAAACACATACTCCATATCTTGACCCGGAGGACATCACAGCCGTTCGTTTCCCTCGCGATCCAACCGTCGAATGCCCGTGCACGCGGATTGACGGGCCCACCACCGTCGCTTTAAATACTCAGCCTCTCCTCCTCTGTTCCACAGCAGTCCAGCGACGAACACCCGCCGCAAAAATCCCAAATCACCAACCAAATCCCCTCCTCTCCCGCGTCCCGACGAGCACCAGCCACCAGACATGGACGCCTCAGCCACCGGAGCCGGAGCGAAGGCGAAGAAGGGCGCGGCGGGGCGCAAGGCTGGCGGCCCCAGGAAGAAGTCGGTGACGCGGTCCGTCAAGGCCGGGCTCCAGTTCCCCGTCGGCCGCATCGGGCGCTACCTCAAGAATGGCCGGTACGCGAAGCGCGTAGGCACGGGCGCCCCCGTCTACCTCGCCGCCGTCCTCGAGTACCTGGCCGCCGAGCTGCTGGAGCTCGCCGGGAACGCCGCCAAGGACAACAAGAAGTCCCGCATCGTGCCCAGGCACCTGCTGCTGGCCGTGAGGAACGACCAGGAGCTCGGGAGGCTGCTGGCCGGCGTGACCATCGCGCACGGCGGCGTTCTGCCCAACATCAACCCGGTGCTGCTGCCCAAGAGGACGGCGGAGAAGGAGCCCAAGGAGGGCAAGTCGCCCAAGAAGACCGCCAAGTCCCCCaagaaggccgacaagaaggcTTAGAGAGAGGCGCTCGTCGATTAGCTTTGCTTTGCTGTAACAGTGATCGCTGTTTTACTAATGGTGTCGATGTAGATCTGTAGTTCTGTACTGCCAGGGAAAAACAAATTCAGAAATCTCTCTGATTTATTATCCAAATTGTCTGCCCTGTCGTTTGTTCTTGATATGGCAATGTGACATAAGTGCTCTGGGAAGACTCAGATCTGTTTGAATTTTCAACATTTCTTGCTCGGGGCATTGGAAAGGCAAAATTTGTTGTAAATTCGTGATTCGTATGCGCGAAGTTTAATTAGGGTTTGCAGCAATGCGCACCATGCGCCCGCCGCCGGAAGATGTAACTTGACAACCCGGGATGGGATGGAAGGGAAGTCCGCCACAGCAGCACGACGTGCCCGTTGCTGCCTACAGATCCCCACTCGTTGGAGCATCTCCAAGGGCGTTTTTAGACGAAAAATAGCGGCTCTTGTGGGCCTGTCGGCGATAATTTGAGCGTGAGGGTTGGAATGATTCTCAGCTGGTCTCTGAGATCGCACCAACATGAGCGATTTTGTTTAAAAGCCCAATTCGATGAAATTCAGCAAATTTAGACGAAATATAGGCGATTTCATTAATATTTGGCAAATTTTGTACATagataaaaaactaaaaaaactacTCCTAGTTCATGCCGAGGAGTTTATAGAAGGTGGTGTAGTCGTGGCTGCCGTCGTCGTCGCCATCGCTTGGTGGCCCGTCCTTTGAAGCGTCCTTACTGCAGCCCTGCCTTCGGTCGCCGTTGCGGACCGGCTGGTTCGGCCCAACGACCTCGTCGTCGCTGTTGAAGAGCATGACAACACCGCCCTCATCGTGGCCGCGCGGCTATCTCTTCCAAAGCGCGGCGCTGGCTCTTCATCTCCTGCGCGACGTAGTCCTGCCGCTACCATAAGAGGCTCTTCATGGCCTTCATGCTCCTTCACGGGGAGGAGCCTCCTACTTCGATTGACCAGGTGGGAGTGGCCGCGGGGAGGGGAAGGGACGCGGCCGCCCTTGTTGATGACGATGCCGTCGCGGGTGTGCTGAGCGGCGTCTCCTGCGGCTCGGGCTTGACAGGGAGGAGTCCCGCTGGCGCCGACCCAGAGGAGCGGGAGTCCGAGGACGACGAGGATGGCGTGTCCATACGCCTCagcgtccaggagcttccccgacgGCGGGAGAAGGAGGGCGCCGGGTACTCGAGCGGCGGCTCATTGCCGCCCTCGATGTGGGCGAGCATGGCGGAGAGAGTCCGCCCCCACGCGCCCCACCATTGACGGCGGCCCTCCGCGTTGTGGCGCCCCCACCTCCCCGGCGCCGGGGCGCCGTTGGTGGATGCCAACTACTCGGCGCGGCTCCGCTCGTAGTACACGGACCAGAGCGCGTGGTTGTCCGCCGCATATTTCAGCTGCTAGCGCGCCTGCTCCGGCATGTTCGCGCGGATCGCCGCGATTTCAGCGCCGCGTTCCGCGCCGGACGTAAGCGGAGGTACGAGTACGCTGTCTGCGCTCAGGCGCCATGCGCCGGGCACGCGCATGTCGGGCGGTGTCTGGTAGTTGGCCTCCTGCAGCAGGCGCACCTCCCACTCGTGCAgccaacggcggccgaagccgttggccgctgcGCCATCGCCGGGGAACCTCTTCGCCATGGCGAGTGCTTCGACTTGAGCTGTGCGGGTGAGAGAGAAAGATGGACGGCGCTGGGCTTGAGCTATGCTCTTAGTCTCCTCCAACTCCATGGTGTACGGCACATTCGTCTCTCAATTGGGCCTTTAGCCACCGTGAGAGTGCCAAGATTTCCACGGAAGCAGAGCATGACTCAATGCTGCTAGCGGCCGAGTGCAGCTTCCCGCATGAGTTATGCCTGACTTTTGTGCACCCGACTTGCTCGACGGAATACTCGACAAGAGCAATCGGGCCGAAACGATACCGCATGGCCGGTGTTACGTCTCGCGGTGATCATTTTTTTCAGGTGAGCCACGTCGCGTGACCATTGTTGTTAAAGAGGCGCGACCAAATGCTATCTATCGCTCGTTGTGAGCAATACTCACTCTCattatcatgcatgtttaaaaAAACATGAGAAGTCTACTGGGCCGACCCATTAGCTCTAGCGGCCACCGCTAACGGTTTTAGGAACGTTTCGCCAGGTTTTggagggagcaactaattaacgagcgctcctttgaGAGCCTTGCAACGATCAGCGCCATTTGACACGCtcacagccattcgccacgtgccgcgctctggacgctcctgcgttttttttttatttttacgcatgcgttttcggctttttaaaagttttttttttggttttcgttttttaccggtcttccctagcttttcgaccaatttttttttttgatttttttgcgtaaaaaatgcatttttttttgcGAGAGTCATGATTTtgttttcacgagaggcacggttgtgctttcgcgagtgcCTCCTTGAAacggaaaaaaaatgtgttttctgttttttttcgcgagaggcacggttttgcttccgcgagaggcacggttgtgctttcacgagaggcacgggcgtgcctctttcgaaaagggaaaaaacNNNNNNNNNNNNNNNNNNNNNNNNNNNNNNNNNNNNNNNNNNNNNNNNNNNNNNNNNNNNNNNNNNNNNNNNNNNNNNNNNNNNNNNNNNNNNNNNNNNNNNNNNNNNNNNNNNNNNNNNNNNNNNNNNNNNNNNNNNNNNNNNNNNNNNNNNNNNNNNNNNNNNNNNNNNNNNNNNNNNNNNNNNNNNNNNNNNNNNNNNNNNNNNNNNNNNNNNNNNNNNNNNNNNNNNNNNNNNNNNNNNNNNNNNNNNNNNNNNNNNNNNNNNNNNNNNNNNNNNNNNNNNNNNNNNNNNNNNNNNNNNNNNNNNNNNNNNNNNNNNNNNNNNNNNNNNNNNNNNNNNNNNNNNNNNNNNNNNNNNNNNNNNNNNNNNNNNNNNNNNNNNNNNNNNNNNNNNNNNNNNNNNNNNNNNNNNNNNNNNNNNNNNNNNNNNNNttttggaaagaaaaaaaaacgctttttctgtttttttctttcgcgagaggcacggttttgcttccgccagaggcacggttgtgctttcgcgagaggcacgggcgtgcctctttcggaaagggaaaaaacgcgttttcttttttttttctttcgcaagagacacggttttgcttccgccagaggcacggttgtgctttcacgagaggcacgggcgtgcctctttcgaaaaaggaaaaacgcgttttctgttttttttctttcgtaaGAGGCACgattttgtttccgcgagaggcacggttgtgatttcgtcagaggcacgggcatgcctctttcggaaagggaaaaacaccgtgttcccggttcggttttttcgtccgattttttcatgaaaaaaagttcgtcaaaacctatcaacatgggatctagttttgaagatctcggcgCGAGGAATCCAATGACGAAAGTGGTTTAAGATTTGGATgcacgatttaagagataaaacattttgaataaacggatctaccaaaaagggaaaactcccaggttgcgacaagtggcgcacatgcagcgcgccacttgtcgcaacctggggaagttggagtgatctccgcaaggagtactccttaattagtgatttcggattTTGGAAAGGTTTCAGaaggtttttttttctgttttgctcTTATTCGGTTTTTTCCTGTTT
It contains:
- the LOC119338749 gene encoding histone H2A-like; translated protein: MDASATGAGAKAKKGAAGRKAGGPRKKSVTRSVKAGLQFPVGRIGRYLKNGRYAKRVGTGAPVYLAAVLEYLAAELLELAGNAAKDNKKSRIVPRHLLLAVRNDQELGRLLAGVTIAHGGVLPNINPVLLPKRTAEKEPKEGKSPKKTAKSPKKADKKA